The Chryseobacterium indicum genome contains a region encoding:
- the thiL gene encoding thiamine-phosphate kinase, which translates to MFEDKDPELTPISKLGEFGLIKHLTEHFPLSNESSELGVGDDAAVINPGNRKVVLTTDVLAEGVHFNLGYVPLKHLGYKAVVVNLSDIAAMNATPTQILVSLAVSNRFPVEALEEIYSGIQTACARYKVDLIGGDTTSSNAGLVMSITAIGMENDEHIIKRSTAKPNDLLVVTGDLGGAYMGLQILEREHAVFLADPNMQPEMEGYDYILERQLKPEARTDVKGILEQLDIKPTSMIDVSDGLASEILHLSDQSKVGFRLYEEKIPMDNLTITTADEFNLNPVMAALSGGEDYELLFTISPNDFDKIKNHPDFTIIGHAVEKEDGNFMVARGSNQLVALTAQGWDAFLGNQQG; encoded by the coding sequence ATGTTTGAAGATAAAGATCCAGAATTAACGCCAATTTCCAAACTGGGAGAATTTGGTTTAATTAAACATTTAACGGAGCATTTTCCTCTATCCAACGAATCTTCGGAGCTTGGAGTTGGAGATGATGCGGCAGTGATTAATCCCGGAAATAGGAAAGTGGTTCTTACAACAGATGTTTTGGCGGAAGGTGTTCATTTTAACTTGGGATATGTGCCTTTGAAACACTTGGGTTATAAAGCGGTTGTTGTAAATCTCAGTGATATTGCAGCGATGAATGCAACGCCAACTCAGATTTTGGTTTCTCTTGCCGTTTCCAATCGTTTTCCGGTGGAAGCTTTAGAAGAAATCTATTCCGGAATTCAGACCGCTTGCGCAAGATATAAAGTTGACTTAATTGGCGGAGATACAACGAGTTCCAATGCCGGTTTGGTAATGAGCATTACGGCAATCGGGATGGAGAATGATGAACATATTATCAAAAGAAGTACGGCAAAACCAAACGATCTTTTGGTCGTAACCGGAGATTTAGGCGGCGCTTATATGGGACTTCAGATTCTGGAAAGAGAACACGCTGTTTTCTTAGCTGATCCGAATATGCAGCCGGAAATGGAAGGCTACGATTATATTCTGGAAAGACAGTTGAAGCCTGAAGCAAGAACCGACGTAAAAGGAATTTTAGAACAACTGGATATTAAACCAACTTCTATGATTGACGTTTCTGACGGTCTGGCTTCTGAAATTCTTCATCTTTCAGATCAGTCGAAAGTAGGATTCAGATTGTATGAAGAAAAAATTCCGATGGATAATTTAACGATTACAACGGCGGATGAATTCAATTTAAATCCTGTGATGGCTGCTTTAAGCGGAGGAGAGGATTACGAATTATTATTCACGATTTCGCCAAATGATTTTGATAAAATTAAAAACCATCCGGATTTTACCATCATTGGTCATGCCGTTGAAAAAGAAGACGGAAATTTTATGGTGGCAAGAGGTTCTAATCAGTTGGTTGCTTTAACAGCGCAGGGTTGGGACGCTTTTTTGGGAAATCAGCAAGGATAG
- a CDS encoding acyl-CoA thioesterase — translation MKFYHTFEVRWSDLDANKHLANSSYVQYCAQTRMAFMKQEKMGVTQMSRWGIGPVIMHERFSFFKEIYADQTVIVSLEIDGCAEDCSIYRFVHKFYTTDGEHCATAEATGVWIDMMLRKMTTPPDDVVEAMNKYKSPETVVLTREDFKKLPFRPENVDPAVFAV, via the coding sequence ATGAAATTCTACCATACATTTGAAGTTCGCTGGAGCGATCTTGATGCCAACAAACATCTGGCAAATTCATCTTACGTACAGTATTGTGCGCAAACCAGAATGGCTTTTATGAAGCAGGAAAAAATGGGCGTTACCCAAATGAGCCGATGGGGAATCGGTCCGGTAATCATGCATGAAAGATTTTCTTTTTTTAAAGAAATTTATGCAGATCAGACGGTTATCGTAAGTCTTGAAATCGATGGCTGTGCAGAAGACTGTTCTATTTACCGTTTTGTACACAAATTTTACACAACCGACGGAGAACATTGTGCCACTGCAGAAGCAACCGGAGTCTGGATCGATATGATGCTGAGAAAAATGACAACACCGCCCGATGATGTGGTGGAAGCCATGAACAAATATAAATCTCCGGAGACCGTAGTTTTAACGAGGGAAGATTTCAAAAAACTTCCTTTCCGTCCGGAAAATGTTGATCCGGCAGTATTTGCTGTTTAA
- a CDS encoding NAD(P)/FAD-dependent oxidoreductase: MKQIIIIGGGAAGFFCAANLDETKYKITILEQNSDVLQKVKISGGGRCNVTHACFDPRELVQFYPRGNKELLSVFTKFQSGDTMDWFEQRNVPLKIENDNRVFPESNSSQTIINTFLHEIHQKNVEVKTKCSVKEIEKSGEKYIVKTSLGDFEADFIIYTTGSSPKSLKMIENLGHKIIELVPSLFTFNIKDHLLKDLAGTSFEMAETSIPKLKTEESGPLLITHWGLSGPAILKISAWEAINLAKVKYNFEIEVNFISKSIDDAEELFLNFKQFNPKKTIGQSKIFDITNRFWQRILEVSKVDLNKQVAQISGKEMQTILENLCKKKFNVTGKSTFKDEFVTAGGVDLKEINFKNMSSKILPNFYVAGEVLNIDAVTGGFNFQACWSEAWLIAQDLNLK, translated from the coding sequence ATGAAGCAAATTATCATTATCGGAGGTGGCGCGGCAGGATTTTTCTGTGCAGCCAATCTGGACGAAACAAAATATAAAATTACCATTCTTGAGCAGAATTCGGATGTTCTTCAGAAAGTCAAAATTTCGGGAGGAGGACGCTGTAATGTGACTCATGCCTGTTTTGACCCCAGAGAACTGGTACAGTTTTATCCCCGCGGAAACAAAGAATTGCTGAGTGTTTTCACCAAATTTCAGTCAGGAGATACGATGGATTGGTTTGAGCAGAGAAATGTGCCGTTAAAAATAGAAAATGATAACCGGGTTTTTCCGGAAAGCAATTCTTCACAAACGATCATCAATACTTTTCTACATGAAATTCATCAGAAAAATGTAGAAGTGAAAACCAAATGTTCTGTAAAAGAAATTGAAAAATCAGGCGAAAAATATATTGTTAAGACTAGTTTAGGTGATTTTGAAGCTGATTTTATCATTTATACTACAGGAAGCTCGCCAAAATCTCTGAAAATGATCGAAAATTTAGGTCATAAAATTATTGAGCTTGTTCCCTCGCTTTTTACTTTTAACATTAAAGATCATTTGCTGAAAGATTTAGCCGGAACAAGCTTTGAAATGGCAGAAACTTCCATTCCAAAGTTGAAAACAGAAGAAAGCGGACCTTTGCTTATTACGCACTGGGGACTTTCAGGACCTGCCATTCTGAAAATTTCAGCGTGGGAAGCAATTAATTTAGCGAAAGTAAAATACAATTTTGAAATCGAAGTCAATTTTATTTCAAAATCAATTGATGATGCGGAAGAACTATTTTTGAACTTCAAACAATTCAATCCAAAGAAAACCATCGGACAATCAAAGATTTTTGATATCACCAACCGATTCTGGCAGAGAATTCTGGAGGTTTCAAAAGTGGATCTGAATAAACAGGTTGCTCAGATTTCAGGAAAAGAAATGCAGACTATTCTTGAAAATCTATGCAAAAAGAAATTTAACGTCACCGGAAAATCGACTTTCAAAGATGAATTCGTAACAGCGGGAGGCGTTGATTTAAAGGAAATTAACTTTAAAAATATGTCTTCGAAAATCTTGCCTAACTTTTACGTTGCCGGAGAAGTATTGAATATTGATGCGGTAACCGGCGGATTTAATTTTCAGGCTTGCTGGAGTGAAGCTTGGCTGATTGCGCAGGATTTGAACCTGAAATAA
- a CDS encoding DUF2306 domain-containing protein: MLSVKKNISNTFKILLVIGFGYFFWLMLKITLEYIPLRSDASFLMIKQTEVTNRPEYLYFFYTHVYTSIFVLLSGFLAILRKDFRIKNFHKNTGKIYIFLILLFAAPSGIYMGIFANGGILSKISFVILGCLWWFSTFKAYQLARQKKFKEHKQWMWRSFALTLSAVTLRMWKVIIVYLFHPNPMDVYQIIAWLGWIPNILLIEYLIAKKYI, encoded by the coding sequence ATGCTTTCCGTTAAAAAAAATATTTCGAACACCTTTAAAATCCTTTTAGTTATCGGGTTTGGATATTTCTTTTGGCTAATGCTGAAAATTACGCTAGAATATATTCCGTTGCGTTCTGATGCGAGTTTTTTAATGATCAAACAAACGGAAGTTACTAACAGACCGGAATATCTTTATTTTTTCTACACTCATGTCTACACAAGCATTTTTGTTTTGCTGAGTGGATTTTTAGCGATTCTCAGAAAAGATTTCCGCATAAAAAATTTCCACAAAAACACAGGAAAAATTTACATTTTTCTGATTTTGCTTTTCGCGGCTCCGTCCGGAATTTACATGGGTATTTTTGCCAATGGCGGAATTTTATCGAAAATTTCTTTTGTCATTTTGGGCTGTTTGTGGTGGTTTTCCACTTTTAAAGCCTATCAGTTAGCCCGGCAGAAAAAATTTAAAGAGCATAAACAATGGATGTGGCGTAGTTTTGCGCTGACACTTTCCGCGGTAACATTAAGAATGTGGAAGGTAATTATTGTATATTTATTCCACCCGAATCCGATGGATGTTTATCAGATTATTGCTTGGCTGGGCTGGATTCCGAACATCTTATTAATTGAATATTTAATTGCAAAAAAATACATATGA
- the pepT gene encoding peptidase T, protein MSAIEFSPLWKEKLLNRFLNYVKIYSTSDAESETTPSTERQWNIANYITEELKTIGLENVSIDENGYIMGYVPSNLENNDKPTIGFISHYDTSPDFSGENVKPQVWENYDGGDLVLNQTTGFTLSPSKFESLKKYIGQTLITTDGNTLLGADDKAGCAEIVTAAEYLMAHPEIKHGRIAVGFTPDEEIGRGAHKFDVTKFGAEFAYTMDGGEVGELEYENFNAAGAVVKIHGLSVHPGYAYGKMINAALLASEFAQMLPANETPATTKGFDGFYHLMDLNADISEAKLQYIIRDHDADKFEARKKFMEEKVAEFNKKHGERTAEIEIKEQYRNMKQQFEGKMHIVDLAAAAMKEAGIEPKIKAIRGGTDGAQLSYMGLPCPNIFAGGINFHGPYEYVALESMEKAMEVILNIAKA, encoded by the coding sequence ATGAGCGCAATAGAATTCAGCCCTTTGTGGAAAGAAAAGCTACTGAACCGTTTTCTTAATTACGTAAAAATCTATTCAACCAGCGACGCAGAAAGCGAAACCACTCCCTCTACAGAAAGACAGTGGAATATCGCCAACTACATCACGGAAGAACTGAAAACGATAGGTCTTGAAAATGTATCGATCGATGAAAATGGTTATATCATGGGATACGTTCCTTCTAATCTTGAGAATAATGACAAACCGACCATCGGATTTATTTCGCATTACGATACTTCGCCGGATTTCAGCGGAGAGAATGTAAAACCGCAGGTTTGGGAAAATTATGACGGAGGAGATCTGGTTTTGAATCAGACAACAGGATTTACTTTATCCCCTTCAAAATTTGAAAGCTTAAAAAAATATATCGGTCAGACCTTAATTACCACAGACGGAAATACCCTTCTTGGAGCCGATGATAAAGCAGGTTGTGCAGAAATTGTAACGGCTGCAGAATATTTAATGGCTCATCCGGAAATCAAGCATGGAAGAATTGCCGTTGGATTTACGCCCGATGAAGAAATCGGAAGAGGAGCACATAAGTTTGATGTGACAAAATTCGGGGCAGAATTTGCCTACACGATGGACGGCGGAGAAGTTGGTGAACTGGAATATGAAAACTTCAACGCTGCAGGAGCAGTGGTAAAAATCCACGGATTGAGCGTTCATCCTGGTTACGCGTACGGAAAAATGATTAACGCCGCTTTACTGGCTTCTGAATTTGCACAGATGCTTCCTGCCAATGAAACGCCTGCAACCACTAAAGGTTTTGACGGTTTTTATCATTTAATGGACTTAAATGCTGATATTTCTGAAGCTAAATTGCAATACATCATCCGTGATCATGATGCTGATAAATTTGAAGCAAGAAAGAAATTCATGGAAGAAAAAGTTGCTGAATTTAACAAAAAACATGGCGAAAGAACTGCTGAAATTGAAATTAAAGAGCAGTACAGAAACATGAAGCAGCAGTTTGAAGGAAAAATGCACATCGTAGATCTTGCCGCTGCAGCGATGAAAGAAGCAGGAATCGAACCAAAGATTAAAGCAATCCGCGGAGGAACAGACGGAGCGCAGTTATCTTACATGGGACTTCCTTGTCCGAATATTTTTGCGGGAGGAATCAATTTCCACGGACCATATGAATATGTGGCTCTGGAAAGTATGGAGAAAGCAATGGAAGTGATCCTGAATATTGCGAAGGCTTAA
- a CDS encoding hydroxymethylglutaryl-CoA lyase, whose protein sequence is MFLTECPRDAMQGWGEFIPTDKKIDYINSLMDVGFDVLDCLSFVSPKAIPQMADSDEVAENIDKSRSNTKVSAIVANYRGAEKALKHQSVDIIGFPFSISETFQHRNTNKNQEEAFQEIVKMLELVKNENRQLNIYFSMAFGNPYGEMWKWEDVDFWAQRFSEIGVKEILLSDTTGVATPETISLLFGKIPSKYPEINFGAHFHNRYEDSYAKLKAAYDQGCTRFDSAIKGIGGCPMAKDDLVGNMPTEQVINFMSVEKADHNLNLLNFESSYNKAKDIFHF, encoded by the coding sequence ATGTTTCTTACAGAATGTCCGCGTGATGCAATGCAGGGGTGGGGAGAATTCATCCCGACTGATAAAAAAATAGATTACATCAATTCTCTTATGGATGTGGGTTTTGATGTTCTGGACTGTCTGAGTTTTGTTTCTCCGAAAGCAATTCCGCAAATGGCAGATTCTGATGAGGTGGCGGAAAATATCGATAAATCCCGATCCAATACCAAAGTTTCTGCAATTGTCGCCAATTACAGAGGAGCTGAAAAAGCATTAAAACATCAGTCGGTAGACATTATCGGCTTTCCGTTTTCCATTTCCGAAACTTTTCAGCATAGAAATACGAATAAAAATCAGGAAGAAGCTTTTCAGGAGATTGTTAAAATGCTGGAACTGGTAAAAAATGAAAACAGGCAGCTAAATATTTATTTTTCAATGGCTTTTGGAAATCCTTACGGCGAAATGTGGAAGTGGGAAGATGTTGATTTCTGGGCTCAGCGATTTTCTGAAATTGGAGTTAAAGAGATTTTACTTTCTGATACTACGGGAGTTGCAACGCCGGAAACCATTTCTCTTTTGTTCGGAAAAATTCCTTCAAAATATCCTGAAATAAATTTCGGAGCACATTTTCATAACCGTTACGAAGATTCTTACGCTAAGCTGAAAGCCGCTTACGATCAGGGATGCACAAGATTCGACAGTGCCATCAAAGGAATCGGAGGCTGTCCGATGGCGAAAGATGATCTGGTGGGAAATATGCCGACCGAACAGGTAATTAATTTTATGAGCGTAGAAAAAGCAGACCATAATTTGAATCTGCTGAACTTCGAAAGTTCTTACAACAAAGCGAAAGATATTTTTCATTTTTGA